The following coding sequences lie in one Pseudorca crassidens isolate mPseCra1 chromosome 2, mPseCra1.hap1, whole genome shotgun sequence genomic window:
- the LOC137219751 gene encoding protein FAM163A codes for MTAGTVVITGGILATVILLCIIAVLCYCRLQYYCCKRSRAEDAREEEEEDHDLPAHRRGPTCNACSSQALDGRGGLAPPTREPCGQPCGVAASHCTACSLYSSPFYIRTADMLPNGGGGERLSFAPTYYKEGGPSCLQLAAPQSYPVTWPGSGREAFTNPRAISTDV; via the exons ATGACAGCGGGAACGGTTGTGATCACTGGCGGAATCCTAGCTACGGTCATTCTCCTCTGCATCATCGCCGTCCTGTGCTACTGTAGGCTCCAG TATTACTGCTGCAAGAGGAGCAGAGCCGAGGATGCacgcgaggaggaggaggaggatcaCGACCTGCCCGCACACCGCAGAGGCCCCACCTGCAATGCCTGCAGCTCCCAGGCCCTGGACGGCCGAGGCGGCCTGGCGCCTCCCACCAGAGAGCCCTGCGGCCAGCCGTGCGGGGTGGCAGCCAGCCACTGCACTGCCTGCTCCCTATACAGCTCTCCCTTTTACATACGGACGGCTGACATGCTGCCCAACGGGGGCGGAGGCGAGAGGCTCTCCTTTGCTCCCACATACTACAAGGAGGGGGGACCCTCATGCCTCCAACTGGCAGCGCCCCAGAGTTACCCGGTGACGTGGCCAGGCTCTGGCCGTGAGGCCTTCACCAATCCAAGGGCTATTAGTACAGACGTGTAA